Proteins co-encoded in one Camelus bactrianus isolate YW-2024 breed Bactrian camel chromosome 6, ASM4877302v1, whole genome shotgun sequence genomic window:
- the TPM1 gene encoding tropomyosin alpha-1 chain isoform X22, protein MAGSSSLEAVRRKIRSLQEQADTAEERAGSLQRELDYERKLRETAEADVASLNRRIQLVEEELDRAQERLATALQKLEEAEKAADESERGMKVIESRAQKDEEKMEIQEIQLKEAKHIAEDADRKYEEVARKLVIIESDLERAEERAELSEGKCAELEEELKTVTNNLKSLEAQAEKYSQKEDKYEEEIKVLSDKLKEAETRAEFAERSVTKLEKSIDDLEDQLYQQLEQNRRLTNQLKLALNED, encoded by the exons ATGGCGGGGAGCAGCTCGCTGGAGGCGGTGCGGAGGAAGATCCGGAGCCTGCAGGAGCAGGCGGACACCGCGGAGGAGCGCGCGGGCAGCCTGCAGCGCGAGCTGGACTACGAGAGGAAGCTGAGGGAGACC gcTGAAGCTGACGTAGCGTCTCTGAATAGACGCATCCAGCTGGTTGAGGAAGAGTTGGATCGTGCCCAGGAGCGTCTGGCAACAGCCTtgcagaagctggaggaggccGAGAAGGCAGCAGACGAGAGTGAGAG AGGCATGAAAGTCATTGAAAGCCGAGCCCAAAAGGAtgaggagaaaatggaaattcagGAGATCCAGCTGAAAGAGGCCAAGCACATTGCTGAAGATGCCGACCGCAAGTATGAAGAG GTGGCCCGTAAGCTGGTCATCATTGAGAGTGACCTGGAACGTGCAGAGGAGCGGGCTGAGCTCTCGGAAGG CAAATGTGCCGAGCTCGAAGAAGAGTTGAAAACTGTGACGAACAACCTGAAGTCACTGGAGGCTCAGGCTGAGAAG TACTCGCAGAAGGAAGACAAATATGAGGAGGAGATCAAGGTCCTTTCTGACAAGCTGAAGGAG GCCGAGACTCGGGCCGAGTTTGCAGAGAGGTCAGTAACTAAGCTGGAGAAAAGCATTGATGACTTAGAAG
- the TPM1 gene encoding tropomyosin alpha-1 chain isoform X13, with translation MAGSSSLEAVRRKIRSLQEQADTAEERAGSLQRELDYERKLRETAEADVASLNRRIQLVEEELDRAQERLATALQKLEEAEKAADESERGMKVIESRAQKDEEKMEIQEIQLKEAKHIAEDADRKYEEVARKLVIIESDLERAEERAELSEGKCAELEEELKTVTNNLKSLEAQAEKYSQKEDKYEEEIKVLSDKLKEAETRAEFAERSVTKLEKSIDDLEDKFLCFTSPKTPSSSWMSHLSELCSVSVLQLTLVLSFRILP, from the exons ATGGCGGGGAGCAGCTCGCTGGAGGCGGTGCGGAGGAAGATCCGGAGCCTGCAGGAGCAGGCGGACACCGCGGAGGAGCGCGCGGGCAGCCTGCAGCGCGAGCTGGACTACGAGAGGAAGCTGAGGGAGACC gcTGAAGCTGACGTAGCGTCTCTGAATAGACGCATCCAGCTGGTTGAGGAAGAGTTGGATCGTGCCCAGGAGCGTCTGGCAACAGCCTtgcagaagctggaggaggccGAGAAGGCAGCAGACGAGAGTGAGAG AGGCATGAAAGTCATTGAAAGCCGAGCCCAAAAGGAtgaggagaaaatggaaattcagGAGATCCAGCTGAAAGAGGCCAAGCACATTGCTGAAGATGCCGACCGCAAGTATGAAGAG GTGGCCCGTAAGCTGGTCATCATTGAGAGTGACCTGGAACGTGCAGAGGAGCGGGCTGAGCTCTCGGAAGG CAAATGTGCCGAGCTCGAAGAAGAGTTGAAAACTGTGACGAACAACCTGAAGTCACTGGAGGCTCAGGCTGAGAAG TACTCGCAGAAGGAAGACAAATATGAGGAGGAGATCAAGGTCCTTTCTGACAAGCTGAAGGAG GCCGAGACTCGGGCCGAGTTTGCAGAGAGGTCAGTAACTAAGCTGGAGAAAAGCATTGATGACTTAGAAG ATAAGTTTCTTTGCTTCACTTCTCCCAAGACCCCTTCATCAAGCTGGATGTCCCACCTCTCTGAGCTCTGCAGTGTGTCTGTTCTCCAGCTGACCCTGGTTCTTTCTTTTCGCATCCTGCCTTAG
- the TPM1 gene encoding tropomyosin alpha-1 chain isoform X16, which produces MAGSSSLEAVRRKIRSLQEQADTAEERAGSLQRELDYERKLRETAEADVASLNRRIQLVEEELDRAQERLATALQKLEEAEKAADESERGMKVIESRAQKDEEKMEIQEIQLKEAKHIAEDADRKYEEVARKLVIIESDLERAEERAELSEGQVRQLEEQLRIMDQTLKALMAAEDKYSQKEDKYEEEIKVLSDKLKEAETRAEFAERSVTKLEKSIDDLEDKFLCFTSPKTPSSSWMSHLSELCSVSVLQLTLVLSFRILP; this is translated from the exons ATGGCGGGGAGCAGCTCGCTGGAGGCGGTGCGGAGGAAGATCCGGAGCCTGCAGGAGCAGGCGGACACCGCGGAGGAGCGCGCGGGCAGCCTGCAGCGCGAGCTGGACTACGAGAGGAAGCTGAGGGAGACC gcTGAAGCTGACGTAGCGTCTCTGAATAGACGCATCCAGCTGGTTGAGGAAGAGTTGGATCGTGCCCAGGAGCGTCTGGCAACAGCCTtgcagaagctggaggaggccGAGAAGGCAGCAGACGAGAGTGAGAG AGGCATGAAAGTCATTGAAAGCCGAGCCCAAAAGGAtgaggagaaaatggaaattcagGAGATCCAGCTGAAAGAGGCCAAGCACATTGCTGAAGATGCCGACCGCAAGTATGAAGAG GTGGCCCGTAAGCTGGTCATCATTGAGAGTGACCTGGAACGTGCAGAGGAGCGGGCTGAGCTCTCGGAAGG CCAAGTTCGACAGCTGGAAGAACAGTTAAGAATAATGGATCAGACCTTGAAAGCACTAATGGCAGCAGAGGATAAG TACTCGCAGAAGGAAGACAAATATGAGGAGGAGATCAAGGTCCTTTCTGACAAGCTGAAGGAG GCCGAGACTCGGGCCGAGTTTGCAGAGAGGTCAGTAACTAAGCTGGAGAAAAGCATTGATGACTTAGAAG ATAAGTTTCTTTGCTTCACTTCTCCCAAGACCCCTTCATCAAGCTGGATGTCCCACCTCTCTGAGCTCTGCAGTGTGTCTGTTCTCCAGCTGACCCTGGTTCTTTCTTTTCGCATCCTGCCTTAG
- the TPM1 gene encoding tropomyosin alpha-1 chain isoform X27 produces the protein MAGSSSLEAVRRKIRSLQEQADTAEERAGSLQRELDYERKLRETAEADVASLNRRIQLVEEELDRAQERLATALQKLEEAEKAADESERGMKVIESRAQKDEEKMEIQEIQLKEAKHIAEDADRKYEEVARKLVIIESDLERAEERAELSEGQVRQLEEQLRIMDQTLKALMAAEDKYSQKEDKYEEEIKVLSDKLKEAETRAEFAERSVTKLEKSIDDLEDQLYQQLEQNRRLTNQLKLALNED, from the exons ATGGCGGGGAGCAGCTCGCTGGAGGCGGTGCGGAGGAAGATCCGGAGCCTGCAGGAGCAGGCGGACACCGCGGAGGAGCGCGCGGGCAGCCTGCAGCGCGAGCTGGACTACGAGAGGAAGCTGAGGGAGACC gcTGAAGCTGACGTAGCGTCTCTGAATAGACGCATCCAGCTGGTTGAGGAAGAGTTGGATCGTGCCCAGGAGCGTCTGGCAACAGCCTtgcagaagctggaggaggccGAGAAGGCAGCAGACGAGAGTGAGAG AGGCATGAAAGTCATTGAAAGCCGAGCCCAAAAGGAtgaggagaaaatggaaattcagGAGATCCAGCTGAAAGAGGCCAAGCACATTGCTGAAGATGCCGACCGCAAGTATGAAGAG GTGGCCCGTAAGCTGGTCATCATTGAGAGTGACCTGGAACGTGCAGAGGAGCGGGCTGAGCTCTCGGAAGG CCAAGTTCGACAGCTGGAAGAACAGTTAAGAATAATGGATCAGACCTTGAAAGCACTAATGGCAGCAGAGGATAAG TACTCGCAGAAGGAAGACAAATATGAGGAGGAGATCAAGGTCCTTTCTGACAAGCTGAAGGAG GCCGAGACTCGGGCCGAGTTTGCAGAGAGGTCAGTAACTAAGCTGGAGAAAAGCATTGATGACTTAGAAG
- the TPM1 gene encoding tropomyosin alpha-1 chain isoform X17 has product MAGSSSLEAVRRKIRSLQEQADTAEERAGSLQRELDYERKLRETAEADVASLNRRIQLVEEELDRAQERLATALQKLEEAEKAADESERGMKVIESRAQKDEEKMEIQEIQLKEAKHIAEDADRKYEEVARKLVIIESDLERAEERAELSEGQVRQLEEQLRIMDQTLKALMAAEDKYSQKEDKYEEEIKVLSDKLKEAETRAEFAERSVTKLEKSIDDLEDELYAQKLKYKAISEELDHALNDMTSI; this is encoded by the exons ATGGCGGGGAGCAGCTCGCTGGAGGCGGTGCGGAGGAAGATCCGGAGCCTGCAGGAGCAGGCGGACACCGCGGAGGAGCGCGCGGGCAGCCTGCAGCGCGAGCTGGACTACGAGAGGAAGCTGAGGGAGACC gcTGAAGCTGACGTAGCGTCTCTGAATAGACGCATCCAGCTGGTTGAGGAAGAGTTGGATCGTGCCCAGGAGCGTCTGGCAACAGCCTtgcagaagctggaggaggccGAGAAGGCAGCAGACGAGAGTGAGAG AGGCATGAAAGTCATTGAAAGCCGAGCCCAAAAGGAtgaggagaaaatggaaattcagGAGATCCAGCTGAAAGAGGCCAAGCACATTGCTGAAGATGCCGACCGCAAGTATGAAGAG GTGGCCCGTAAGCTGGTCATCATTGAGAGTGACCTGGAACGTGCAGAGGAGCGGGCTGAGCTCTCGGAAGG CCAAGTTCGACAGCTGGAAGAACAGTTAAGAATAATGGATCAGACCTTGAAAGCACTAATGGCAGCAGAGGATAAG TACTCGCAGAAGGAAGACAAATATGAGGAGGAGATCAAGGTCCTTTCTGACAAGCTGAAGGAG GCCGAGACTCGGGCCGAGTTTGCAGAGAGGTCAGTAACTAAGCTGGAGAAAAGCATTGATGACTTAGAAG ACGAGCTGTACGCTCAGAAACTGAAGTACAAAGCCATCAGCGAGGAGCTGGACCACGCTCTCAACGATATGACTTCCAT ATAA
- the TPM1 gene encoding tropomyosin alpha-1 chain isoform X15 produces the protein MAGSSSLEAVRRKIRSLQEQADTAEERAGSLQRELDYERKLRETAEADVASLNRRIQLVEEELDRAQERLATALQKLEEAEKAADESERGMKVIESRAQKDEEKMEIQEIQLKEAKHIAEDADRKYEEVARKLVIIESDLERAEERAELSEGKCAELEEELKTVTNNLKSLEAQAEKYSQKEDKYEEEIKVLSDKLKEAETRAEFAERSVTKLEKSIDDLEDELYAQKLKYKAISEELDHALNDMTSM, from the exons ATGGCGGGGAGCAGCTCGCTGGAGGCGGTGCGGAGGAAGATCCGGAGCCTGCAGGAGCAGGCGGACACCGCGGAGGAGCGCGCGGGCAGCCTGCAGCGCGAGCTGGACTACGAGAGGAAGCTGAGGGAGACC gcTGAAGCTGACGTAGCGTCTCTGAATAGACGCATCCAGCTGGTTGAGGAAGAGTTGGATCGTGCCCAGGAGCGTCTGGCAACAGCCTtgcagaagctggaggaggccGAGAAGGCAGCAGACGAGAGTGAGAG AGGCATGAAAGTCATTGAAAGCCGAGCCCAAAAGGAtgaggagaaaatggaaattcagGAGATCCAGCTGAAAGAGGCCAAGCACATTGCTGAAGATGCCGACCGCAAGTATGAAGAG GTGGCCCGTAAGCTGGTCATCATTGAGAGTGACCTGGAACGTGCAGAGGAGCGGGCTGAGCTCTCGGAAGG CAAATGTGCCGAGCTCGAAGAAGAGTTGAAAACTGTGACGAACAACCTGAAGTCACTGGAGGCTCAGGCTGAGAAG TACTCGCAGAAGGAAGACAAATATGAGGAGGAGATCAAGGTCCTTTCTGACAAGCTGAAGGAG GCCGAGACTCGGGCCGAGTTTGCAGAGAGGTCAGTAACTAAGCTGGAGAAAAGCATTGATGACTTAGAAG ACGAGCTGTACGCTCAGAAACTGAAGTACAAAGCCATCAGCGAGGAGCTGGACCACGCTCTCAACGATATGACTTCCATGTAA